One window of Pseudomonas sp. ML2-2023-3 genomic DNA carries:
- the yihA gene encoding ribosome biogenesis GTP-binding protein YihA/YsxC encodes MQLKNPILGLCQQATFMLSAAKVDQCPDDEGYEVAFAGRSNAGKSSALNTLTHASLARTSKTPGRTQLLNFFQLDEERRLVDLPGYGYAKVPIPLKLHWQRHLEAYFGSRESLKGVILMMDIRHPMTDFDLLMLDWTVSSGMPMHILLTKADKLTYGAAKNTLLKIQSDIRKQWGDAVTIQLFSTPKRMGLEEAYTVLARWMELPNKGEELVEAGE; translated from the coding sequence ATGCAACTCAAGAACCCCATTCTAGGTCTGTGCCAACAGGCTACCTTCATGCTCAGCGCTGCCAAAGTCGATCAATGCCCCGATGACGAAGGCTACGAAGTCGCGTTTGCAGGCCGCTCAAACGCCGGCAAGTCCAGCGCACTCAACACTTTGACCCACGCCAGCCTGGCGCGTACGTCAAAAACGCCAGGGCGCACCCAGTTGCTGAACTTCTTCCAGCTGGACGAAGAACGTCGCCTGGTCGACCTGCCCGGCTACGGCTACGCCAAGGTACCGATCCCGCTGAAGCTGCACTGGCAGCGTCACCTTGAAGCCTATTTCGGCAGCCGTGAAAGCCTCAAGGGTGTGATTTTGATGATGGATATCCGTCATCCAATGACCGATTTCGACCTGTTGATGCTCGATTGGACCGTGTCGAGCGGCATGCCGATGCATATTTTGCTGACCAAAGCCGACAAACTGACGTACGGCGCTGCAAAAAATACGCTGCTCAAAATTCAGTCGGATATTCGCAAGCAGTGGGGCGACGCAGTCACTATCCAGCTATTCTCCACCCCTAAGCGCATGGGCCTGGAAGAGGCGTACACCGTCCTTGCACGCTGGATGGAACTGCCGAACAAAGGCGAAGAGCTGGTCGAGGCTGGCGAGTAA
- a CDS encoding DUF2782 domain-containing protein, which yields MRTLNRLLLTGLFAFTPLVTFAADEAVTADPDVTIRTEGDKTIQEYRQNGFLYAIKVTPKGGKPYFLVRADGTDANYIRSDQPDMLIPSWKIFEWK from the coding sequence ATGCGTACACTCAATCGCCTGTTGCTGACCGGTTTGTTTGCATTCACTCCGCTGGTAACCTTTGCAGCCGATGAAGCAGTCACCGCCGATCCAGATGTAACCATTCGCACGGAAGGCGATAAAACCATTCAGGAATACCGTCAAAACGGTTTCCTGTACGCCATCAAGGTCACCCCAAAAGGGGGCAAACCGTACTTTCTGGTGCGGGCTGATGGTACTGATGCCAATTACATCCGTTCCGACCAGCCGGATATGCTGATTCCTTCGTGGAAAATCTTCGAATGGAAGTAG
- a CDS encoding homoserine kinase → MSVFTPLTRSELETFLAPYELGRLLDFQGIAAGSENTNYFISLEKGEYVLTLVERGPVKEMPFFIELLDVLHDADLPVPFALRTVDGLALRELKGKPALLQPRLAGKHIREANAQHCAQVGELLGHLHTATRNKVLERKTDRGLDWMLAEGPALMADLSPDSADLLQKALQEITERKAQILALPRANLHGDLFRDNAMFEGTHLTGLIDFYNACSGPMLYDVAIALNDWCADEEGQIDAPRARALLGAYAALRPFTAAEAELWPTMLRVACVRFWLSRLIAAQTFAGQDVLIHDPGEFEKRLALRQTVTVQLPFAL, encoded by the coding sequence ATGTCTGTATTCACCCCACTGACTCGCAGCGAGTTGGAAACCTTCCTTGCGCCTTACGAACTCGGCCGCCTGCTCGATTTCCAGGGAATTGCCGCGGGAAGCGAAAATACCAACTACTTCATCAGCCTGGAGAAGGGTGAATATGTCCTGACCCTGGTTGAGCGCGGCCCGGTCAAAGAAATGCCGTTCTTTATCGAGCTGCTGGATGTGCTGCATGACGCCGACCTTCCGGTGCCTTTTGCCCTGCGCACCGTTGACGGCCTGGCCCTGCGCGAACTCAAGGGCAAACCGGCATTGCTGCAACCACGCCTGGCGGGCAAGCATATTCGTGAGGCCAACGCCCAGCATTGCGCCCAGGTCGGGGAATTGCTCGGTCACTTGCACACAGCCACGCGCAACAAGGTACTGGAGCGCAAGACAGACCGCGGCCTGGACTGGATGCTGGCTGAAGGACCCGCCCTGATGGCTGATTTGTCGCCTGACTCGGCAGATTTGCTGCAAAAGGCGCTACAGGAAATCACTGAGCGCAAGGCACAGATCCTGGCACTGCCCCGGGCCAACCTGCACGGCGACCTGTTTCGCGACAACGCGATGTTTGAAGGCACTCATCTGACGGGGCTGATCGACTTTTACAACGCCTGCTCAGGTCCAATGCTGTACGACGTGGCGATCGCCCTGAATGACTGGTGTGCTGACGAAGAAGGTCAGATCGACGCCCCGCGCGCGCGCGCCCTGCTCGGCGCCTATGCGGCACTGCGCCCGTTCACGGCTGCTGAAGCCGAGTTGTGGCCAACCATGTTGCGCGTTGCGTGCGTGAGATTCTGGCTGTCGCGCCTCATCGCCGCTCAGACCTTTGCCGGTCAGGACGTGCTGATTCACGATCCGGGCGAATTTGAAAAACGCCTGGCATTGCGTCAGACGGTGACCGTACAACTGCCGTTCGCGTTGTAA
- the polA gene encoding DNA polymerase I: protein MSQAPLVLVDGSSYLYRAFHALPPLTTSKGLPTGAVKGVLNMLKSLRKQYPDSPFAVVFDAKGGTFRDDMYAEYKANRPSMPDDMRVQIEPLHASVIALGFPLLCVEGVEADDVIGTLARSSAAADRPVVISTGDKDMAQLVDGHITLVNTMTGSVMDIEGVKEKFGVSPEQIIDYLALMGDSSDNIPGVPGIGPKTASGLLVGVGGGLSDLYEKLDIVPTLPIRGAKNLPAKLEEHREMAFLSYQLATIKVDVPLDIGLEDLHLKAPDCEKLIELYTELEFKSWIADVEREAKRAGQVIVQEELPASTDEQHYETILDQARFDVWLKKLNDAKLIAFDTETTGLDAQQAQLVGLSFAVKPGEAAYIPLTHSYMGVPEQLDRDTVLRALKPLLEDPSKAKVGQHAKYDMNILANCAIGGDQACGIMVQGVAFDTMLESYVLDSTGSRHDMDSLALKYLGHTTTSFQDIAGKGVKQLTFDQISLEQAGPYAAEDADVTLRLHHVLHEKLAAIPGLNSVLTDIEMPLVPVLARIERQGALVDANLLGIQSVELGDKLVALEREAFAIAGEEFNLSSPKQLGVILYEKLGLPIISKTAKGQPSTAEAVLAELAEQDFPLPKVLMQYRSMSKLKSTYTDRLPEQINPRTGRIHTSYHQAVTATGRLSSSDPNLQNIPIRTAEGRRIRQAFVAPKGYKLLAADYSQIELRIMAHLAKDEGLLHAFRNNLDVHSATAAEVFGVELGDVTTDQRRSAKAINFGLIYGMSAFGLAKQIGVDRKQSQAYIDRYFARYPGVLDYMERTRTQAAEQGYVETIFGRRLYLPEINAKNPALRKGAERTAINAPMQGTAADIIKKAMVAVDNWLSASGLDARVILQVHDELVLEVREDLVDQVRDEVRVHMSEAAKLDVPLVVEVGVGNNWDEAH from the coding sequence ATGAGCCAAGCTCCCCTCGTCCTGGTGGACGGTTCTTCATATTTGTACCGCGCCTTTCACGCGCTTCCGCCGCTGACTACGTCCAAGGGTCTGCCGACAGGCGCCGTAAAGGGCGTGTTGAACATGCTCAAAAGCCTGCGCAAGCAGTATCCGGACAGCCCGTTCGCGGTGGTTTTCGATGCCAAGGGCGGGACATTTCGCGATGACATGTACGCCGAATACAAGGCCAATCGTCCGAGCATGCCCGATGACATGCGGGTGCAAATCGAGCCGTTGCACGCCAGTGTGATCGCGCTGGGCTTCCCTTTGCTGTGCGTTGAAGGCGTTGAAGCGGACGATGTCATCGGCACGCTGGCCCGCAGCAGCGCAGCAGCAGACCGACCAGTGGTTATCTCGACCGGTGACAAGGACATGGCCCAACTGGTTGATGGCCACATCACCCTGGTCAACACCATGACCGGCAGCGTGATGGACATCGAGGGCGTCAAAGAGAAATTTGGCGTCTCGCCCGAGCAAATCATCGATTACCTCGCACTGATGGGCGATTCGTCCGACAACATTCCAGGCGTTCCGGGGATTGGTCCAAAGACCGCGTCTGGCTTGCTGGTGGGTGTAGGCGGTGGCCTTTCTGATCTGTACGAAAAGCTCGATATCGTGCCGACCCTGCCCATTCGTGGCGCAAAAAACCTGCCCGCCAAACTCGAAGAACACCGGGAAATGGCATTTTTGTCGTATCAGCTGGCGACCATCAAGGTCGATGTGCCGCTGGATATCGGCCTGGAAGACTTGCACCTCAAGGCGCCGGACTGCGAAAAACTGATTGAGCTGTACACCGAGCTGGAATTCAAAAGCTGGATTGCCGATGTTGAGCGCGAGGCCAAGCGCGCCGGTCAGGTGATCGTGCAGGAAGAGCTGCCCGCCTCAACGGATGAACAGCACTACGAGACCATTCTCGATCAGGCCCGTTTTGACGTATGGCTGAAGAAGCTCAACGATGCGAAATTGATTGCCTTTGACACCGAAACCACCGGTCTGGACGCCCAGCAAGCACAGCTGGTGGGGCTCTCGTTTGCAGTCAAGCCGGGCGAAGCTGCCTATATTCCGTTGACCCACTCCTATATGGGTGTGCCGGAGCAACTGGATCGCGACACCGTCCTGCGTGCCCTCAAACCGTTGCTGGAAGACCCGAGTAAAGCCAAGGTCGGGCAACACGCCAAGTACGACATGAATATCCTGGCCAACTGCGCCATCGGTGGCGATCAGGCGTGCGGGATCATGGTGCAGGGCGTTGCCTTCGACACCATGCTTGAGTCCTATGTGCTGGACTCCACAGGCAGCCGTCACGACATGGACAGCCTGGCCCTCAAGTACCTGGGGCACACCACCACCAGTTTTCAGGACATAGCCGGCAAAGGCGTCAAGCAGCTGACCTTTGACCAGATTTCCCTGGAGCAGGCAGGGCCGTATGCTGCCGAAGATGCCGACGTGACCTTACGCCTGCACCATGTGCTGCACGAAAAACTGGCAGCGATTCCTGGCCTGAACAGCGTGCTGACAGACATCGAGATGCCGCTGGTGCCGGTGCTGGCGCGTATTGAACGCCAGGGCGCGCTGGTAGATGCCAACCTGCTGGGCATTCAAAGCGTTGAGCTGGGTGACAAGCTGGTTGCACTTGAGCGTGAGGCTTTTGCCATTGCCGGTGAGGAATTCAACCTGAGTTCACCTAAGCAACTGGGTGTGATTCTGTACGAAAAACTCGGTTTGCCGATTATCAGCAAAACAGCCAAAGGCCAGCCTTCGACTGCCGAAGCCGTGCTGGCTGAACTGGCCGAGCAGGATTTCCCGTTGCCCAAGGTGCTGATGCAGTACCGCTCGATGAGCAAACTGAAAAGCACCTACACCGATCGGCTACCTGAGCAGATCAATCCGCGTACGGGGCGCATTCATACGTCCTACCACCAGGCTGTTACGGCGACCGGGCGTTTGTCTTCAAGTGATCCAAACTTGCAGAACATTCCGATTCGTACCGCCGAAGGTCGTCGGATTCGTCAGGCGTTCGTTGCTCCAAAAGGCTACAAACTGCTGGCGGCGGACTACTCGCAAATCGAACTGCGGATCATGGCTCATCTGGCCAAGGACGAAGGTTTGCTGCATGCCTTCCGCAACAATCTGGATGTGCACAGCGCTACGGCGGCCGAAGTTTTTGGGGTTGAGCTGGGTGATGTCACCACTGATCAGCGTCGCAGCGCCAAGGCAATCAACTTTGGCCTGATCTATGGCATGAGTGCCTTTGGCCTTGCCAAGCAGATCGGTGTCGATCGCAAACAGTCACAGGCCTATATCGACCGCTATTTCGCGCGGTATCCGGGGGTGCTGGATTACATGGAGCGCACGCGGACTCAGGCCGCCGAGCAAGGCTATGTCGAGACCATTTTTGGCCGTCGCCTGTACTTGCCGGAAATCAACGCGAAAAACCCTGCGCTGCGCAAAGGCGCCGAGCGTACGGCCATCAACGCCCCTATGCAGGGCACCGCAGCCGATATCATCAAAAAAGCGATGGTGGCTGTGGACAACTGGTTGAGTGCGTCCGGCCTTGATGCCCGCGTCATCCTGCAGGTACACGATGAATTGGTGCTTGAAGTGCGTGAAGACCTAGTGGATCAGGTGCGCGACGAAGTACGTGTGCACATGAGCGAAGCGGCGAAGCTGGATGTGCCACTGGTGGTTGAGGTGGGCGTGGGCAATAACTGGGATGAGGCGCACTAA
- a CDS encoding thiol:disulfide interchange protein DsbA/DsbL, which yields MRNLILSAALVSASLFGMTAQAAEPLEAGKQYVELSSAVPVAVPGKIEVVELFWYGCPHCFAFEPTINPWAEKLPADVNFVRIPAMFGGIWNVHGQLFITLEAMGVENKVHKAVFQAIHDGKKLATPEEMAEFLAGEGIDKDKFLSTYNSFAVKGKVEDAKKKAQAYQISGVPTMVVNGKYRFDLGTAGGPEGALSVADQLIAKERAASAKN from the coding sequence ATGCGTAATCTGATTCTCAGCGCCGCTCTCGTCAGTGCCAGCCTTTTTGGCATGACCGCTCAAGCTGCCGAACCGCTTGAGGCGGGTAAACAATATGTAGAGCTGAGCAGCGCCGTTCCGGTTGCAGTGCCTGGCAAGATCGAAGTTGTCGAACTGTTCTGGTATGGCTGCCCGCATTGCTTTGCATTCGAGCCAACCATCAACCCTTGGGCTGAAAAGTTGCCGGCTGATGTGAACTTTGTACGTATCCCTGCCATGTTTGGCGGGATCTGGAATGTTCACGGTCAACTGTTCATCACCCTGGAAGCCATGGGTGTAGAAAACAAGGTTCACAAGGCTGTTTTCCAGGCGATCCATGACGGCAAAAAGCTGGCTACCCCGGAAGAAATGGCTGAGTTCCTGGCAGGCGAGGGCATCGATAAAGACAAGTTCCTGAGCACCTATAACTCGTTCGCCGTTAAGGGCAAGGTTGAGGATGCCAAGAAAAAGGCCCAGGCCTATCAGATCTCCGGTGTACCGACCATGGTCGTTAACGGCAAGTATCGCTTTGACCTGGGCACTGCCGGCGGTCCTGAGGGCGCATTGAGTGTTGCCGATCAGTTGATCGCCAAAGAGCGCGCGGCGAGCGCCAAGAACTAA
- a CDS encoding cytochrome c: MNKLLVSLLLTLGVTGIAQAAGTAVVGDAAAGQAKTAVCGACHGPDGNSMAPNFPKLAGQGDRYLLKQLHEIKDGKRQVLEMTGLLTNLNDQDLADIAAYYSSQKNSVGAADPALVAQGEALFRGGNLEKGMPACTGCHSPDGQGNAAAGFPHLGGQHASYIEKQLTDFREGDRTNDGDSMIMRGIAAKMSNKDIKALASYIQGLH; encoded by the coding sequence ATGAACAAATTACTCGTGAGTCTGCTGTTGACCTTGGGTGTCACCGGTATTGCCCAGGCTGCAGGCACCGCTGTTGTAGGCGATGCTGCTGCAGGTCAGGCAAAAACCGCTGTGTGTGGCGCTTGTCACGGTCCAGACGGCAATAGCATGGCCCCAAACTTCCCAAAACTGGCCGGGCAAGGTGATCGTTACCTGCTCAAGCAGTTGCATGAAATCAAGGACGGCAAGCGTCAGGTGCTGGAAATGACCGGCCTGCTGACAAACCTGAACGATCAGGACCTTGCCGATATCGCGGCGTACTACTCAAGCCAGAAAAACTCGGTTGGCGCTGCTGACCCGGCACTGGTTGCCCAGGGTGAAGCCCTGTTCCGCGGCGGCAACCTTGAGAAAGGCATGCCAGCATGCACCGGTTGCCACTCCCCGGATGGCCAGGGTAACGCGGCTGCAGGCTTCCCGCATCTGGGCGGTCAGCATGCAAGTTATATCGAGAAGCAACTGACAGACTTCCGTGAAGGCGATCGCACCAACGATGGTGACTCGATGATCATGCGCGGCATTGCGGCCAAGATGAGTAACAAGGACATCAAGGCGCTGGCCAGCTATATTCAGGGTCTGCACTAA
- a CDS encoding endonuclease/exonuclease/phosphatase family protein: MRRWKSERIVGLHEPQINEDHLATCGMPDDRRLRLLSFNIQVGNSTQGYRHYLTRSWQHVLPHKGRAGNLERIGDLLGDFDLVALQEADGGSHRSGYVNQVKYLAQQGEFPYWYQQLNRNLGRLAQHSNGMLSRLRPSAIEDHPLPGPAGRGAILVRFGDGPDALVVVVMHLALGTKTRTRQLAYIRELIGGYQHQVLMGDMNTHANDLLHTSPLRDLGLLAPQMEATFPSWRPQRCLDHILLSPSLTLERVQVLDQPISDHLPVAVDIRLPGSVGVDSQIALRPTDSGPLA, translated from the coding sequence GTGCGTCGCTGGAAAAGCGAGCGAATCGTTGGTCTGCACGAACCGCAGATCAATGAGGACCATCTGGCAACCTGCGGGATGCCGGATGATCGGCGTCTGCGATTGCTCAGTTTCAATATTCAGGTCGGTAACAGCACTCAAGGTTACCGACACTACCTGACCCGCAGCTGGCAGCATGTGCTGCCACACAAGGGGCGGGCCGGTAATCTGGAGCGCATAGGCGACTTGCTGGGCGACTTCGATCTGGTTGCCCTGCAAGAGGCGGACGGTGGCAGCCACCGCTCCGGCTACGTCAATCAGGTCAAGTACCTGGCCCAACAGGGCGAATTCCCCTACTGGTATCAACAACTCAATCGCAATCTGGGTCGCCTGGCCCAGCACAGTAACGGGATGCTGAGTCGTCTGCGTCCTAGTGCAATTGAGGATCATCCCTTGCCCGGCCCTGCGGGTCGTGGCGCCATTCTGGTGCGTTTCGGTGATGGCCCAGATGCATTGGTGGTCGTGGTCATGCACCTGGCGCTGGGGACAAAAACCCGCACCCGACAGCTGGCTTACATTCGTGAGCTGATTGGCGGGTATCAGCATCAAGTGTTGATGGGCGACATGAATACCCATGCCAACGACCTGCTGCATACATCGCCTCTGCGCGACCTGGGGTTGCTGGCACCGCAAATGGAGGCCACTTTCCCCAGTTGGCGTCCACAACGCTGTCTTGATCATATTCTGCTCAGTCCCAGCCTGACCCTTGAGCGGGTGCAGGTGCTGGACCAGCCTATTTCAGACCACTTGCCTGTGGCGGTTGATATCCGTTTGCCAGGCTCGGTGGGTGTTGATTCACAGATTGCCTTGCGACCCACAGACAGTGGGCCCCTGGCATGA